The following is a genomic window from Myxococcales bacterium.
AATGAGGTGCATGGCATAAGCCTGTCTAGAATTTTGCGAAATATTGCGATTGCTTTTATGGATGAGTTCGCCACTGAAAATAATCAAAGTTCGAGCACGGACTTCTAGGGGAATAAACTCATCATTGTTGATGGCGGTATTCTCACTTAAACTCAGCAAGTTACCTTGCCCATCTTGGTCTTTGATTATTCTTCGAAGAAGTCCTAGGCGATGAGATCCTGGAAGAACCCAGAGGCACCCATTATCAACGGCGGCATCTTCTAAAGCCAGCCACAGGGCAATGCAGGATAAGGGTTTAGTGTATAAAACCGTAGAATCTTGATGAGGATCAAAAGTTTTTCGGCTCCCGGGCAATCTAAAAAAATACCTCGATTGTCCAATAAGAGGCCGTATGTATCCTAAGTCATTTGCTATTTCATGGATTTTTGGCGAGTGAGAATAATTGTAAAATACTGGATCTAAGTCATGGAGAGCATGTCCAATCTTCACTATAGATTGCATTTTGTTTTTAAAATCATTTCCCTCAGGGCCAAAGGAATCAGTTTCAAAAAAACAACGGACTCCATTCAGGCTCTCGCTAAAGTAGGAGTCATTTCGCTGGGCATTGCTTTTTAGGCTTGGATCGAATGAATAACTTCGTTTGTCTGAGCTGGGA
Proteins encoded in this region:
- a CDS encoding phytanoyl-CoA dioxygenase family protein, with amino-acid sequence MLSAEKIDQLKSHGYCVLPKFLDESTCKLMLFRARTIVEEFDPSSDKRSYSFDPSLKSNAQRNDSYFSESLNGVRCFFETDSFGPEGNDFKNKMQSIVKIGHALHDLDPVFYNYSHSPKIHEIANDLGYIRPLIGQSRYFFRLPGSRKTFDPHQDSTVLYTKPLSCIALWLALEDAAVDNGCLWVLPGSHRLGLLRRIIKDQDGQGNLLSLSENTAINNDEFIPLEVRARTLIIFSGELIHKSNRNISQNSRQAYAMHLIEGADGFCYPQDNWLQRPGGFNEL